The Bacillaceae bacterium IKA-2 DNA window AACAACAATACCCGTTATTAGCATCTGTAAGAAAAATGTCATTCTCTAAGCCACCTCCTGTCCTATATCCAATAAAATCACCCTAAGTTTTTGTTTAGTTTCTTGATCGATTTCAGTATCGTCACTCAATTGAATACTTATTTCACTCTCTGTTCCATACATTCCTTCAATTAAACGTCCGTATTTTGCAATGACATAACTTCTTCTTAGCCTTCTAAGTCGAGTTAATTCTTGATCAGCGGTATTTAACTCTTTATGAAGGAGAATAAATTTCTTCACTCTTGAGTTTTTAGGTACATCTTTCATAATGATTGATACTTCTTTTTCAATAAGATTAATCACTTCTGGTAGTGCAGCTAGATCCGAATACGTTGTGTAAACAAGTTGATTTTTTTCCGCCCATCTTCCGACATTCTCCATATCGATATTCACCATTGCGACGATATAGGGTTGATTTTTTCCAAAAGCTACTGCTTCACGAATATAAGGACATAACTTTAATTTATTTTCAATATACGTCGGTGAGATCTTTTCCCCAGCGGGTGTCTCAATAACATCTTCCATACGATCAACAACATATAGGTGACCATTATCACCCATGTACCCTACATCACCCATATGCATCCAGCCATTATCCAAAACTTTTTTAGTCAATTCTTCATTGTTATAGTATCTTTGGAAAACACCTGGGCTTTTTATTAAAATCTCACCCTCCCCAGAGATTTTCACCTCTGTATTAGGAAGTGGAACACCAACGCTATCAAAATTGACATCAAAATCACGATGCGAAAAGGCAACTCCTGACAACTCCGTTGACCCATAAGTCTGTTTTAAGTTAACACCTAAGCTATGGTAAAATTCAAATACTTCTCTTCCAATTGAACCTCCAGCTATATAAGCACTTTTTACTCTTGCTAGACCTAAGTGATCTCGAATTGCACTAAAGACTAAATAGTCTCCAAGCGTATACATGACCTTAGTCATGAAAGAAACCGAATGATTATTAAGCTTAGCTTCAGCCATTTTCTGCCCATAAGGTTTAAATAGATTGTAAACTTTCTTTTTAAACCAACTAGATCCTTGAATACGTAATTTAAACTTAGAAACAATGTTTTCATACATTCTAGGTGGAGCAAATATGACATGTGGACCTATTTCTCGCAAATCATTTTCTACCGTTAATGTTTCTTCTGGAAAGTTTATAATTACTCCATGGCATATCGACTTAGTAACATTGTTTATT harbors:
- a CDS encoding AMP-binding protein, coding for MSDKTLPQLLLDHAEKNGKQVAMRQKNLGIWNEITWSSYYGNVKYLGLGLVQSLGFKSGDKLAIIGENKPHWLFAELAAQSVGGIAVGVYQEASPSEISYMLNHCEAKIVVVEDQELVDRLLKIEDEIPNIEKIIFYNSKGMRKYNHKKLMYIEDLQEFGKNHDESNPDEFQKEIARVKSSDTAIIAYSSGTTGEPRGVLLSHQNLISVANHFSEIELVKKADDYLSFLPLAWIGEQINNVTKSICHGVIINFPEETLTVENDLREIGPHVIFAPPRMYENIVSKFKLRIQGSSWFKKKVYNLFKPYGQKMAEAKLNNHSVSFMTKVMYTLGDYLVFSAIRDHLGLARVKSAYIAGGSIGREVFEFYHSLGVNLKQTYGSTELSGVAFSHRDFDVNFDSVGVPLPNTEVKISGEGEILIKSPGVFQRYYNNEELTKKVLDNGWMHMGDVGYMGDNGHLYVVDRMEDVIETPAGEKISPTYIENKLKLCPYIREAVAFGKNQPYIVAMVNIDMENVGRWAEKNQLVYTTYSDLAALPEVINLIEKEVSIIMKDVPKNSRVKKFILLHKELNTADQELTRLRRLRRSYVIAKYGRLIEGMYGTESEISIQLSDDTEIDQETKQKLRVILLDIGQEVA